A genomic region of Sphingobium sp. HWE2-09 contains the following coding sequences:
- the nusA gene encoding transcription termination factor NusA translates to MANAISANRAELIAIANSVASEKMIDKAIVIEAMEDAIQRAARARYGAENDIRAKLDPETGDLRLWRVVEVVEVVEDYFKQVDLKAGQKLKKDAVIGDFIVDPLPAIDLGRIDAQSAKQVIFQKVRDAERERQHEEFKDRVGEIITGVVKSVEFGHVVVNLGRAEGVIRRDQQIPREVVRVGDRIRSVVLNVRRENRGPQIFLSRAHPEFMKKLFAQEVPEIYDGVITIMAAARDPGSRAKIGVISRDSSIDPVGACVGMKGSRVQAVVQEMQGEKIDIIPWSEDTATFVVNALQPAQVSRVVIDEEEERIEVVVPDDQLSLAIGRRGQNVRLASQLTGKAIDIMTEADASEKRQKEFVSRSELFQNELDVDETLSQLLVAEGFGELEEVAYVEIDELAAIEGFDDELAGELQNRALEALERREAAAREERTNLGVEDALADMPHLTEAMLVTLGKAGIKTLDDLADLATDELVQKKRIDQRRRKSETTEDKGGILAAYGLSDEQGNEIIMAARAHWFEDEEA, encoded by the coding sequence ATGGCCAACGCCATTTCCGCCAACCGGGCAGAACTGATCGCGATCGCCAACAGCGTCGCATCCGAAAAGATGATCGACAAGGCGATCGTCATCGAAGCGATGGAAGACGCGATCCAGCGCGCCGCCCGCGCGCGCTACGGCGCCGAGAACGACATCCGTGCCAAGCTGGACCCGGAAACCGGCGACCTGCGTCTGTGGCGCGTGGTCGAAGTAGTCGAGGTCGTCGAGGATTATTTCAAGCAGGTCGACCTGAAGGCCGGGCAGAAGCTGAAGAAGGACGCCGTGATCGGCGACTTCATCGTCGATCCGCTGCCTGCCATCGACTTGGGCCGCATCGACGCCCAGTCGGCCAAGCAGGTGATCTTCCAGAAGGTCCGCGATGCCGAGCGCGAGCGCCAGCATGAAGAATTCAAGGACCGCGTGGGTGAGATCATCACCGGCGTCGTCAAGTCGGTTGAGTTCGGTCATGTCGTCGTCAATCTGGGCCGGGCCGAAGGCGTCATCCGCCGCGACCAGCAGATCCCGCGCGAAGTCGTTCGCGTCGGCGACCGCATCCGTTCGGTCGTGTTGAACGTCCGCCGCGAAAATCGCGGGCCGCAGATTTTCCTGAGCCGCGCGCATCCCGAGTTCATGAAGAAGCTGTTCGCGCAGGAAGTCCCGGAAATCTACGATGGCGTCATCACCATCATGGCCGCCGCCCGCGATCCGGGCAGCCGCGCCAAGATCGGCGTCATCAGCCGCGATTCGAGCATCGACCCTGTCGGCGCCTGCGTCGGCATGAAGGGCAGCCGCGTGCAGGCCGTCGTGCAGGAAATGCAGGGCGAAAAGATCGACATCATCCCTTGGTCGGAAGATACCGCGACCTTCGTCGTCAACGCGCTGCAGCCCGCGCAGGTCAGCCGCGTCGTCATCGATGAAGAAGAAGAGCGCATCGAAGTCGTCGTTCCCGACGATCAGTTGAGCCTCGCCATCGGCCGTCGCGGCCAGAATGTCCGCCTCGCCAGCCAACTGACCGGCAAGGCGATCGACATCATGACCGAAGCGGACGCGAGCGAGAAGCGCCAGAAGGAATTCGTCAGCCGTTCCGAACTGTTCCAGAACGAACTGGACGTGGACGAGACGCTGTCGCAGCTGCTGGTCGCCGAAGGCTTTGGCGAACTGGAAGAAGTCGCCTATGTCGAGATTGACGAGCTGGCGGCGATCGAAGGCTTTGACGACGAACTGGCCGGCGAATTGCAGAACCGCGCGCTCGAAGCGCTGGAACGCCGTGAGGCGGCCGCTCGTGAAGAGCGCACCAATCTGGGCGTCGAGGATGCGCTGGCCGACATGCCGCATCTGACCGAAGCGATGCTGGTGACTTTGGGCAAGGCGGGGATCAAGACGCTGGACGACCTGGCGGATCTGGCCACCGACGAACTGGTGCAGAAGAAGCGGATCGACCAGCGCCGTCGCAAATCGGAAACCACCGAGGACAAGGGCGGCATCCTGGCGGCCTATGGCCTGTCGGACGAGCAGGGCAATGAGATCATCATGGCCGCGCGTGCGCACTGGTTCGAAGACGAGGAAGCATAA
- the rimP gene encoding ribosome maturation protein RimP, which produces MADIALLTTLIEPEVKALGFDLVRIRLFGSGDEHTLQIMAEDPRTKQLVIEDCAAISRRLSDVLDETDPIEEAYRLEVSSPGIDRPLTRLSDFIEWAGHEAKISATEIVEGRKSFRGVLNGVEGEDVLFTDAKAGDVAIPFALISDAKLLLTDALLSATMPLSSDGADDFETEE; this is translated from the coding sequence ATGGCGGACATCGCCCTATTGACCACGCTGATCGAACCCGAGGTAAAAGCCCTGGGCTTCGACCTCGTGCGGATCAGGCTGTTCGGGTCGGGCGACGAGCATACGCTGCAGATCATGGCCGAAGACCCGAGGACCAAGCAGTTGGTGATCGAGGATTGCGCCGCGATCTCCCGCCGCCTGTCGGACGTGCTGGACGAAACCGATCCGATCGAGGAAGCCTATCGGCTGGAAGTCAGTTCGCCGGGCATCGACCGGCCGCTGACCCGGCTTTCCGACTTTATCGAATGGGCGGGGCATGAAGCCAAGATTTCCGCCACCGAGATTGTCGAGGGGCGCAAGAGCTTTCGCGGCGTGCTGAACGGCGTCGAGGGCGAAGATGTCCTGTTTACCGATGCGAAGGCCGGCGATGTCGCCATCCCCTTCGCCTTGATCAGCGACGCAAAGCTGTTGCTGACCGACGCGCTGCTTTCTGCTACCATGCCGCTCTCATCCGATGGGGCGGACGACTTTGAAACCGAAGAGTAA
- a CDS encoding type II toxin-antitoxin system Phd/YefM family antitoxin: MKISVSDAKAQLTDLVRRAEAGDEVILTRHGHAAVRLVPVKARVDAASRRALIEEIRAEAAKIASPGPCAARSQDFLYDENGLPG; this comes from the coding sequence ATGAAAATCTCCGTATCCGACGCCAAGGCGCAGTTGACCGATCTTGTCAGGCGAGCCGAGGCTGGTGATGAAGTCATCCTTACCCGGCACGGCCATGCCGCCGTGCGTCTTGTGCCCGTCAAGGCGCGTGTAGATGCTGCATCCCGACGCGCCTTGATCGAAGAAATTCGCGCGGAAGCCGCCAAGATTGCGTCCCCCGGCCCCTGCGCGGCGCGAAGCCAGGACTTTCTCTACGATGAGAATGGTCTGCCGGGTTGA
- a CDS encoding DUF448 domain-containing protein codes for MTERKCILTGDRADPDMLIRLAVGPEGQVLPDIRAKAPGRGAWIGVSRADLETAIAKGKLKGALARSFKDGALLIPDGLAEMIESGLRKTLLDRLGLESRASMLLTGSEKIDVACRKGQVQLLLHAADAAADGNRKLDQALRVGQEAEGTDLAGTVLPVDRDALSMAMGRDNVVHIAVTDSRAASRLRGAIGRLESYLGCANGAPVQGEHDSTDVPDVVD; via the coding sequence GTGACCGAACGCAAATGTATATTGACCGGCGACCGCGCCGACCCAGACATGTTGATCCGCCTGGCGGTGGGACCGGAGGGGCAGGTGTTGCCCGACATCCGCGCCAAGGCGCCGGGGCGGGGTGCCTGGATCGGCGTGTCGCGCGCGGACCTTGAAACCGCGATCGCCAAGGGCAAGCTCAAGGGCGCGCTGGCGCGATCGTTCAAGGACGGCGCGCTGCTGATCCCCGATGGTCTGGCGGAGATGATCGAATCCGGCCTGCGCAAGACGCTGCTGGACCGGCTGGGGCTGGAATCGCGCGCGTCGATGCTGCTGACGGGGTCGGAAAAGATCGACGTCGCCTGCCGCAAGGGGCAGGTGCAATTGTTGCTCCACGCCGCCGATGCGGCGGCGGACGGCAATCGCAAACTGGACCAGGCGCTGCGCGTCGGACAGGAAGCGGAAGGCACGGATTTGGCGGGCACCGTCTTGCCTGTGGACCGCGACGCCCTATCTATGGCAATGGGACGCGACAACGTCGTCCATATCGCGGTCACCGACTCGCGTGCGGCGTCGCGTCTGCGCGGCGCTATCGGCCGCTTGGAAAGCTATCTGGGTTGCGCTAACGGGGCGCCTGTACAGGGGGAGCATGACTCCACCGATGTGCCGGACGTGGTCGATTAG
- a CDS encoding type II toxin-antitoxin system VapC family toxin, giving the protein MIVIDTSAIMAILLNEAEADVCAKALETDDALIMSAGTLTEVLIVALRRHHGPQAKRLIETLDIEIVPVTLDSAKRAADAYARWGKGVHPASLNFGDCFAYELATTRNCPLLFVGNDFAQTDVMSAL; this is encoded by the coding sequence TTGATCGTCATCGATACGTCCGCGATCATGGCCATTCTGCTGAATGAAGCGGAAGCGGATGTTTGCGCAAAAGCCTTGGAAACCGACGATGCGCTGATCATGTCAGCAGGCACGTTGACGGAGGTCTTGATCGTTGCGCTTCGGCGTCATCATGGTCCGCAGGCCAAGCGCCTGATCGAGACACTCGACATCGAAATAGTGCCGGTAACACTGGATTCCGCAAAACGCGCGGCCGACGCCTATGCGCGGTGGGGCAAAGGCGTCCACCCCGCCAGTCTCAACTTCGGCGACTGTTTCGCCTATGAACTCGCAACGACGCGCAACTGCCCCTTGCTGTTCGTCGGCAATGATTTCGCGCAAACGGATGTCATGTCCGCCCTTTGA
- a CDS encoding tautomerase family protein codes for MPFVDIRLAGTVTRAQKAALVADVTRSLVERLGKPAAAVQIAITELSLDNYAAGGALLADRAPTPLPLTREDANAAVTPR; via the coding sequence ATGCCGTTCGTGGATATCCGTCTGGCTGGCACCGTAACCCGCGCGCAGAAAGCCGCGCTGGTCGCCGACGTCACCCGGTCGCTCGTTGAGCGACTGGGGAAGCCGGCGGCTGCGGTGCAGATCGCTATCACCGAACTGAGCCTGGACAATTACGCGGCGGGCGGCGCATTGCTGGCCGACCGCGCGCCCACGCCGCTGCCTCTAACAAGGGAGGACGCCAATGCCGCGGTCACTCCCCGATGA
- a CDS encoding PQQ-dependent sugar dehydrogenase, translating into MRTFMAALPLILIACSADNATGQNSTTAADKPFKTAVIADFESPWAMTFLPDGRALVTEKAGEMILFDPKNGTKIPVAGIPKVDSAGQGALMDVVLSPTFAKDKAVYFSFSEERDGVKGVALAKGAFNQASDGNTKLDGVTVIFRASPYVDGNGHYSGRIAFSPDGKYLFFTNGERQKFDPAQDPKATLGKVLRLNLDGTPAAGNPLAAKGFDPAIWSYGHRNLLGLAFDKDGRLWEQEMGPKGGDEVNLIKPGLNYGWPKASNGSHYDGRDIPDHKAGDGYEAPKVSWNPVISPGGLIYYSGDLFPAWKGSLFIGGLSSQSLVRVQLDGEKAAKADQWDLGARIREVEQGPDGALWLLEDGKEGSQGRLLKLTPAAS; encoded by the coding sequence ATGCGCACTTTCATGGCCGCCCTGCCCCTCATCCTGATCGCCTGTTCGGCCGACAACGCCACCGGCCAGAACAGCACCACGGCTGCCGACAAGCCGTTCAAGACCGCCGTCATCGCCGACTTCGAATCGCCCTGGGCCATGACCTTCCTGCCCGACGGCCGCGCGCTGGTGACGGAGAAGGCGGGCGAGATGATCCTGTTCGATCCGAAGAACGGCACCAAAATTCCGGTCGCGGGCATTCCCAAGGTCGACAGCGCGGGCCAGGGCGCGCTGATGGACGTCGTCCTCTCCCCAACCTTCGCGAAGGACAAGGCCGTCTATTTCAGCTTTTCCGAAGAGCGTGACGGGGTGAAGGGCGTCGCGCTGGCCAAGGGCGCGTTCAACCAGGCGAGCGACGGCAATACGAAGCTGGACGGCGTGACCGTCATCTTCCGCGCCAGCCCCTATGTCGATGGTAACGGTCATTATTCCGGCCGTATCGCCTTCTCGCCCGACGGCAAATATCTGTTCTTCACCAATGGCGAGCGGCAGAAATTCGATCCGGCGCAAGATCCCAAGGCGACACTGGGCAAGGTCTTGCGACTTAACCTGGACGGCACCCCGGCGGCGGGCAATCCGCTGGCGGCCAAGGGCTTCGACCCTGCCATCTGGTCCTACGGCCATCGCAATCTGCTTGGGCTCGCCTTCGACAAGGACGGCCGCCTGTGGGAACAGGAAATGGGGCCAAAGGGCGGCGATGAAGTCAATTTGATCAAGCCCGGCCTCAACTATGGCTGGCCCAAGGCATCGAATGGCAGCCATTATGACGGCCGCGACATTCCCGATCACAAGGCGGGCGACGGCTATGAAGCGCCCAAGGTTAGCTGGAACCCGGTCATCTCCCCCGGCGGCCTGATCTATTATTCGGGCGATCTGTTCCCGGCCTGGAAAGGATCGCTGTTCATCGGCGGCCTGTCCAGCCAGAGCCTGGTCCGCGTGCAACTGGACGGCGAAAAGGCGGCCAAGGCCGACCAGTGGGACCTGGGCGCTCGTATCCGCGAAGTCGAGCAAGGGCCGGACGGCGCGCTGTGGTTGCTGGAGGATGGCAAGGAAGGATCGCAGGGACGGCTGTTGAAGCTGACGCCTGCGGCATCTTGA